Proteins found in one Streptomyces sp. CB09001 genomic segment:
- a CDS encoding WYL domain-containing protein, which yields MAGKPVRPVNAIDQTRRMLSLVTYLRERPGARVEDVARAFGITEDELVSDLDVLPMCGTSFRGGDLLDIDTDGERIWWHNPAALGADAAEPLRLAADEATALLVAARAVATLPGLRESDRQALLRATAKVETSAGEAAGASSRLSVTFESEGGVFADVDRAISERRRLWIRYYSPARDEVTEREIDPIRLVSVGHTYVEAWCRRSEARRTFRLDRVAEIRILDEPSAPPEVELRDLSEGLVQPAAEDPEVVVEVGPGGRWVAEYYPHDSADERPDGGLRITLRTPDPASLRRLALRLGRDGRIVSPSALADSARRAAREALAAYDGIEASGAPGGDHNTGEGQHDRQEQGL from the coding sequence GTGGCAGGCAAACCGGTCAGGCCCGTGAACGCCATCGACCAGACCCGGCGGATGCTGTCCCTGGTGACGTATCTGCGTGAGCGTCCCGGGGCCCGGGTCGAGGACGTGGCCCGCGCCTTCGGCATCACCGAGGACGAGCTGGTCTCCGACCTCGACGTGCTCCCGATGTGCGGGACCAGCTTCCGCGGCGGCGATCTGCTCGACATCGACACGGACGGCGAGCGCATCTGGTGGCACAACCCGGCCGCGCTCGGCGCGGACGCGGCGGAGCCGCTGCGGCTGGCGGCCGACGAGGCGACCGCGCTGCTCGTCGCCGCCCGCGCCGTCGCGACCCTGCCGGGGCTGCGTGAGAGCGACCGGCAGGCGCTGCTGCGGGCGACGGCGAAGGTGGAGACCTCGGCCGGTGAGGCCGCCGGTGCCAGCTCGCGCCTGTCCGTCACCTTCGAGTCCGAGGGCGGAGTCTTCGCCGACGTCGACCGGGCCATCTCGGAGCGCCGCCGACTGTGGATCCGCTACTACTCGCCGGCCCGCGACGAGGTCACCGAGCGGGAGATCGACCCCATCCGCCTGGTCAGCGTCGGGCACACGTACGTGGAGGCGTGGTGCCGCCGCTCCGAGGCCCGGCGCACCTTCCGGCTCGACCGCGTCGCCGAGATCCGCATCCTGGACGAGCCCTCCGCACCGCCGGAGGTGGAGCTGCGGGACCTGTCCGAAGGGCTGGTGCAGCCCGCCGCGGAGGACCCCGAGGTCGTCGTGGAGGTCGGCCCCGGCGGGCGCTGGGTCGCCGAGTACTACCCGCACGACAGCGCGGATGAACGTCCCGACGGCGGTCTGCGTATCACTCTGCGCACTCCCGACCCGGCCTCCCTGCGGCGCCTCGCGCTGCGGCTCGGGCGTGACGGCCGGATCGTCTCCCCGTCCGCGCTCGCCGACAGCGCCCGACGGGCCGCCCGCGAGGCGCTCGCCGCGTACGACGGGATCGAGGCGTCCGGGGCGCCCGGCGGGGACCACAACACCGGCGAGGGGCAGCACGACAGGCAGGAGCAAGGACTGTGA
- a CDS encoding FKBP-type peptidyl-prolyl cis-trans isomerase has product MRRRSLLIAVPAGLATLAACGDEDDSGSSSSASDGASPDASATSAAPPPKIVDGPLPAITAGTKFDEKPTVAKGSGEPSKDLAVKTVIAGGGKAVAENDFISANYLGQVWQSAKVFDNSYDRKAPLVIQLAQGSIIDGWRYALTGKKTGSRVQFSVPPTWGYGEGGNEQAGIKGDDTLVFVVDVQDTFNARSSADGKKVPQDDAALPKVGTNTDGKAPSIEVPKADAPKKLVAEYVLEGDGAEVGAQDSVLVQYKGVLWDGGKEFDSTYGRKQLTSFSLQQVVKGWAQGLTGKKVGSRVLIVIPPDLGYGDSPPEGSGIEKDSTLVFSVDILAKM; this is encoded by the coding sequence GTGCGCCGACGCTCACTCCTCATCGCCGTCCCCGCCGGACTGGCCACGCTCGCCGCATGCGGTGACGAAGACGACTCCGGCTCATCGAGCAGCGCGAGCGACGGCGCGTCGCCCGACGCGTCGGCCACGTCGGCCGCCCCGCCGCCGAAGATCGTGGACGGTCCGCTGCCGGCGATCACGGCCGGGACGAAGTTCGACGAGAAGCCGACCGTCGCCAAGGGCAGCGGCGAGCCGTCCAAGGACCTCGCGGTCAAGACGGTCATCGCGGGCGGCGGCAAGGCCGTAGCGGAGAACGACTTCATCTCGGCGAACTACCTCGGCCAGGTCTGGCAGAGCGCGAAGGTCTTCGACAACTCCTACGACCGCAAGGCCCCGCTGGTCATCCAGCTCGCCCAGGGCAGCATCATCGACGGCTGGCGATACGCGCTCACCGGCAAGAAGACCGGCAGCCGCGTCCAGTTCTCGGTCCCGCCGACCTGGGGGTACGGGGAGGGGGGCAACGAGCAGGCGGGCATCAAGGGCGACGACACGCTGGTGTTCGTGGTCGACGTCCAGGACACCTTCAACGCCAGGAGCAGCGCCGACGGCAAGAAGGTCCCGCAGGACGACGCGGCCCTGCCGAAGGTCGGCACGAACACCGACGGCAAGGCACCCTCCATCGAGGTGCCGAAGGCCGACGCGCCGAAGAAGCTCGTGGCGGAGTACGTCCTGGAGGGCGACGGCGCCGAGGTCGGTGCCCAGGACAGCGTGCTCGTGCAGTACAAGGGTGTGCTGTGGGACGGCGGCAAGGAGTTCGACTCCACGTACGGCAGGAAGCAGCTGACGTCGTTCTCGTTGCAGCAGGTCGTCAAGGGCTGGGCGCAGGGCCTGACGGGCAAGAAGGTCGGCAGCCGCGTCCTCATCGTCATTCCGCCGGACCTGGGTTACGGCGACAGCCCGCCGGAGGGCAGCGGCATCGAGAAGGACTCCACGCTGGTCTTCTCCGTGGACATCCTCGCGAAGATGTGA
- a CDS encoding MFS transporter, whose product MVAGYLDILRARHAVRLLVGTLVGRLPNATAAIAIVLFVRAEGGSYSLAGALAAVYGVANAVGQPVLGRLVDLRGQPRVQLPAAVLSALAMAVFAFAGTGTAALAYLSVGAAGLFTPPLEGGLRALWPSVLRKEDQVHTAYAMDAVAQEVMFTVGPLLVTVCVSLWSPQAALLVLNGVGVLGALSVVVSPPSRAWRSAPREAHWLGALRSGGLLALLGAFLFIGMALGSITVASVPYADEHGGDAVYGWLMAALGLGALVGGAVYGARQWAGEPARRLRVLVALLAVCYLPLMLMPGAVAMVLLTMLAGVFLAPCIACAFVLVDVHAPRGTVTEAFSWLVTTFTVGASVGTGLAGPVVEHGGALWGFALPGAAGCVSLVVLACTGRVLAAPARGAVVAASPENDPNRAVEPRFSSGHQA is encoded by the coding sequence GTGGTCGCCGGGTATCTGGACATCCTCCGGGCGAGGCATGCCGTGCGGCTGCTCGTCGGCACGCTGGTCGGGCGGTTGCCCAACGCCACCGCGGCGATCGCGATCGTGCTGTTCGTGCGGGCGGAGGGGGGTTCGTACAGCCTCGCGGGGGCGCTGGCGGCGGTGTACGGCGTCGCGAACGCCGTGGGGCAGCCGGTGCTGGGGCGGCTGGTGGATCTGCGCGGGCAGCCGCGGGTGCAGTTGCCGGCCGCGGTGCTGTCGGCGCTGGCGATGGCCGTGTTCGCCTTCGCGGGCACGGGGACGGCCGCGCTCGCGTACCTGTCCGTGGGGGCCGCGGGGCTGTTCACGCCGCCGCTGGAGGGCGGACTGCGGGCGCTGTGGCCGAGCGTGCTCCGCAAGGAGGACCAGGTGCACACGGCGTACGCGATGGATGCCGTGGCGCAGGAGGTCATGTTCACCGTCGGGCCGCTGCTGGTCACGGTGTGCGTGTCGCTGTGGTCGCCGCAGGCGGCGCTGCTGGTGCTGAACGGAGTCGGCGTGCTGGGCGCGCTGTCGGTGGTCGTGTCGCCGCCCTCGCGGGCGTGGCGGTCGGCGCCCCGGGAGGCGCACTGGCTGGGTGCGCTGCGTTCGGGCGGCCTGCTGGCGCTGCTGGGGGCGTTCCTGTTCATCGGGATGGCGCTGGGCTCGATCACGGTGGCCTCGGTGCCGTACGCCGACGAGCACGGGGGTGACGCCGTGTACGGCTGGCTGATGGCCGCGCTGGGGCTCGGGGCGCTGGTGGGGGGAGCGGTCTACGGGGCGCGGCAGTGGGCCGGTGAGCCGGCGCGGCGGCTGCGGGTGCTGGTGGCTCTGCTGGCGGTCTGTTACCTGCCGCTGATGCTGATGCCGGGCGCGGTGGCCATGGTGCTGCTCACGATGCTCGCGGGGGTCTTCCTCGCGCCGTGCATCGCTTGTGCGTTCGTGCTCGTCGACGTGCACGCGCCGCGCGGCACGGTGACGGAGGCGTTCTCGTGGCTCGTGACGACGTTCACCGTGGGTGCCTCGGTGGGGACGGGCCTCGCGGGGCCCGTCGTGGAGCATGGTGGCGCCCTGTGGGGCTTCGCGCTGCCGGGGGCGGCGGGGTGCGTGTCGCTGGTCGTGCTGGCGTGTACCGGGCGGGTCCTCGCAGCTCCCGCGCGGGGAGCGGTGGTTGCGGCTTCACCGGAAAATGATCCAAACCGTGCCGTCGAACCCCGTTTCAGTTCGGGTCATCAGGCGTAA
- a CDS encoding FKBP-type peptidyl-prolyl cis-trans isomerase: MSIDKPEVDFPGGEPPADLEIKDIWEGDGAVAEAGQTVTVHYVGVTFSTGEEFDASWNRGAPFRFPLGGGRVIAGWDQGVQGMKVGGRRQLTIPAHLAYGDQSPAPAIPAGSTLIFVVDLLGV; the protein is encoded by the coding sequence GTGAGCATCGACAAGCCCGAGGTCGACTTCCCGGGCGGCGAGCCCCCGGCGGACCTCGAGATCAAGGACATCTGGGAGGGCGACGGCGCGGTTGCCGAGGCCGGTCAGACCGTGACCGTCCACTACGTGGGCGTGACCTTCAGCACGGGCGAGGAGTTCGACGCCAGCTGGAACCGCGGTGCGCCGTTCCGCTTCCCGCTCGGCGGCGGCCGCGTCATCGCGGGCTGGGACCAGGGCGTGCAGGGCATGAAGGTCGGCGGCCGCCGTCAGCTGACCATCCCCGCGCACCTCGCCTACGGCGACCAGAGCCCGGCCCCGGCGATCCCGGCCGGCTCGACGCTGATCTTCGTGGTCGATCTGCTCGGAGTCTGA
- a CDS encoding WYL domain-containing protein, whose amino-acid sequence MAIAKAERLMNLALCLLGTRRPLSKRELRESVEAYLEAGSDDSFNRMFERDKDDLRELGLVIETVESLDGEIGYLARRDSNRLPAITLDAEEAAALGLAAKVWQQARLAGAASGALQKLRAAGLPEDVDPYEAHSALEPRIPVHEAAFEPLMLACRDRRPVLFDYRKANAAQPEPRHVEPWALECWRGHWYLAGFDRDRGAERVFRLSRITGKVRSRGSRLTAPVPDVVTVRETVASWAGETADRSALIRLRTGAGYPLRAKATGVRELGDGWDELEIPYGHGLDAWLVEFGPDVVVLEPAELRADVVDRLRAVAKG is encoded by the coding sequence ATGGCCATTGCCAAGGCCGAGCGGCTGATGAACCTGGCGCTGTGTCTGCTCGGGACGCGGCGGCCACTCAGCAAGCGCGAGCTGCGTGAGTCCGTCGAGGCCTATCTCGAGGCGGGCTCCGACGACTCCTTCAACCGCATGTTCGAGCGCGACAAGGACGATCTGCGCGAGCTGGGACTGGTCATCGAGACCGTGGAGAGCCTCGACGGCGAGATCGGCTACCTGGCCCGCCGGGACAGCAACCGGCTGCCGGCCATCACCCTGGACGCCGAGGAGGCCGCCGCGCTCGGACTGGCCGCCAAGGTGTGGCAGCAGGCCCGCCTCGCCGGTGCCGCCAGCGGCGCGCTGCAGAAGCTGCGGGCGGCCGGGCTGCCCGAGGATGTCGACCCGTACGAGGCGCACAGTGCGCTGGAGCCCCGCATCCCGGTGCACGAGGCGGCCTTCGAGCCGCTGATGCTGGCCTGCCGCGACCGCCGGCCGGTCCTCTTCGACTACCGCAAGGCGAACGCCGCCCAGCCCGAGCCCCGGCACGTGGAGCCCTGGGCGCTGGAGTGCTGGCGCGGCCACTGGTACCTGGCGGGCTTCGACCGCGACCGGGGTGCCGAGCGGGTGTTCCGGCTGTCGCGGATCACGGGGAAGGTGCGTTCGCGCGGCTCCCGCCTCACCGCGCCGGTGCCCGACGTCGTGACGGTCCGGGAGACGGTCGCGAGCTGGGCGGGGGAGACCGCCGACCGTTCCGCGCTGATCCGGCTGCGTACGGGCGCCGGGTACCCCCTTCGGGCGAAGGCCACCGGGGTGCGGGAACTCGGTGACGGCTGGGACGAGTTGGAGATTCCGTACGGGCACGGCCTGGACGCCTGGCTGGTGGAGTTCGGGCCGGACGTGGTGGTGCTGGAGCCCGCGGAGTTGCGTGCGGACGTGGTGGACCGGCTGCGTGCCGTCGCCAAGGGCTGA
- the tatC gene encoding twin-arginine translocase subunit TatC, which yields MLKPARNKEKDPEGRMPLAEHLRELRNRLAKALLAIVVVTVVAAFFYQWIINALTDPILQSIGCEKSFAELAQSEAGSEPCAQITINGLLGPFTLALKVSLTAGVVLASPVWLYQLWAFVAPGLHRNEKKYAYAFVATGAPLFLVGAYFAYAVLPTSAKVLIEFTPNDVDNLLPLDELLDLVTRMVVVFGLSFELPLLLVMLNLTGVLTGKRMLGWWRAMIMGITLFAAIATPSTDPLTMIMLAGPIWVLYFAAVTISLLNDRRKARREALEPDDDEASDLDLTPEDIGEVEPVTTARALPEQATKDRVNGYDDVT from the coding sequence TTGCTGAAGCCTGCCCGCAACAAGGAGAAGGACCCCGAGGGGCGGATGCCGCTCGCGGAACACCTTCGTGAGCTCCGCAACCGGCTCGCGAAGGCGCTGCTGGCCATCGTCGTCGTCACGGTGGTCGCCGCCTTCTTCTATCAGTGGATCATCAACGCCCTCACGGATCCGATCCTCCAGTCGATCGGCTGTGAGAAGTCGTTCGCGGAGCTGGCCCAGTCGGAGGCCGGCTCGGAGCCGTGCGCGCAGATCACCATCAACGGTCTGCTCGGTCCCTTCACCCTGGCGCTGAAGGTGTCCCTGACGGCCGGCGTCGTGCTGGCCTCGCCGGTCTGGCTCTACCAACTGTGGGCGTTCGTCGCCCCGGGGCTGCACCGGAACGAGAAGAAGTACGCCTACGCCTTCGTCGCCACCGGCGCCCCGCTGTTCCTGGTCGGCGCCTACTTCGCCTACGCCGTGCTGCCCACCTCGGCGAAGGTGCTGATCGAGTTCACGCCGAACGACGTCGACAACCTGCTGCCGCTGGACGAGCTGCTCGACCTGGTCACGCGCATGGTGGTCGTCTTCGGCCTCTCCTTCGAACTGCCCCTGCTGTTGGTCATGCTCAACCTCACCGGCGTGCTGACCGGCAAGCGGATGCTCGGCTGGTGGCGCGCGATGATCATGGGCATCACGCTGTTCGCGGCCATCGCCACGCCCAGCACGGACCCCCTGACCATGATCATGCTGGCCGGTCCGATCTGGGTCCTGTACTTCGCCGCGGTCACCATCTCCTTGCTGAACGACCGCCGCAAGGCCCGCCGCGAGGCCCTGGAGCCCGACGACGACGAGGCGTCCGACCTGGACCTCACCCCCGAGGACATCGGCGAGGTCGAGCCCGTGACCACCGCCCGCGCCCTGCCCGAGCAGGCCACGAAGGACCGGGTCAACGGCTACGACGACGTGACCTGA
- the tatA gene encoding Sec-independent protein translocase subunit TatA — protein MFGRLGAPEIILILVVIILLFGAKKLPDMARSLGKSARILKSEAKAMKSEAKSDDAAPADPPNPEQSAAQRTIQAAPGDVTSSRPVTEPTDTTKR, from the coding sequence ATGTTCGGAAGGCTCGGCGCCCCCGAGATCATTCTCATCCTCGTCGTCATCATCCTGCTGTTCGGCGCGAAGAAGCTTCCGGACATGGCGCGCTCGCTCGGCAAGTCGGCGCGCATCCTCAAGAGCGAGGCCAAGGCCATGAAGAGCGAGGCCAAGTCCGACGACGCGGCCCCCGCCGACCCGCCGAACCCCGAGCAGTCCGCGGCGCAGCGCACCATCCAGGCCGCCCCCGGCGACGTGACCAGCTCCCGGCCGGTCACCGAGCCGACGGACACGACCAAGCGCTGA
- the pafA gene encoding Pup--protein ligase translates to MDRRIFGLENEYGVTCTFRGQRRLSPDEVARYLFRRVVSWGRSSNVFLRNGARLYLDVGSHPEYATPECDNVTELVTHDKAGERILEGLLVDAERRLHEEGIAGDVYLFKNNTDSAGNSYGCHENYLVARHGEFSRLADILIPFLVTRQLLCGAGKVLQTPRGAVYCVSQRAEHIWEGVSSATTRSRPIINTRDEPHADAERYRRLHVIVGDSNMSETTMLLKVGATDLVLRMIEAGTVMRDLTLENPIRAIREVSHDITGRRKVRLASGREASALEVQREYYEKAVDFCERRGIRTGTVERVLELWGRTLDAIEAEDLDRIGTEIDWVMKYKLLERYRAKHNMTMSHPRVAQIDLAYHDIHRRRGLYYLLEKKGQAARVANDLKIFEGKSVPPQTTRARLRGDFIRRAQEQRRDFTVDWVHLKLNDQAQRTVLCKDPFRSVDDRVEKLIAGM, encoded by the coding sequence ATGGACCGCCGCATTTTCGGGCTGGAGAACGAGTACGGCGTCACGTGCACGTTCAGGGGACAGCGCCGCCTGTCGCCTGACGAGGTGGCGCGGTACCTCTTCCGCCGTGTCGTGTCATGGGGCCGCAGCAGCAATGTCTTTCTGCGCAACGGGGCCCGTCTGTATCTCGACGTGGGATCACATCCGGAATACGCGACACCCGAATGTGACAACGTGACTGAACTCGTCACCCACGACAAGGCGGGCGAGCGCATTCTCGAAGGACTCCTGGTGGACGCCGAACGACGCCTGCACGAGGAGGGAATCGCGGGCGACGTCTACCTCTTCAAGAACAACACCGACTCCGCGGGCAACTCCTACGGCTGTCACGAGAATTACCTCGTGGCCCGGCACGGGGAGTTCTCGCGGCTCGCGGACATCCTGATTCCGTTCCTGGTGACGAGGCAGTTGCTGTGCGGTGCGGGCAAGGTGCTGCAAACGCCGCGCGGTGCCGTGTACTGCGTCAGCCAGCGGGCCGAGCACATCTGGGAGGGCGTCTCCTCGGCGACCACCCGGTCCCGGCCCATCATCAACACGCGCGACGAGCCGCACGCCGACGCCGAGCGCTACCGGCGCCTGCACGTCATCGTGGGCGACTCGAACATGTCCGAGACGACCATGCTGCTCAAGGTCGGCGCCACCGACCTGGTGCTGCGCATGATCGAGGCGGGCACGGTGATGCGGGACCTGACCCTGGAGAACCCGATCCGGGCGATCCGCGAGGTCAGCCACGACATCACCGGGCGCCGCAAGGTGCGTCTGGCCAGCGGCCGGGAGGCGTCGGCGCTGGAGGTGCAGCGGGAGTACTACGAGAAGGCCGTGGACTTCTGTGAGCGCCGCGGCATCCGCACGGGCACCGTGGAGCGGGTGCTGGAGCTGTGGGGCCGCACGCTGGACGCCATCGAGGCCGAGGACCTGGACCGCATCGGCACCGAGATCGACTGGGTCATGAAGTACAAGCTGCTGGAGCGGTACCGGGCCAAGCACAACATGACCATGTCGCATCCGCGGGTCGCGCAGATAGACCTCGCCTACCACGACATCCACCGGCGTCGTGGTCTGTACTACCTGCTCGAGAAGAAGGGCCAGGCGGCCCGGGTCGCCAACGACTTGAAGATCTTCGAGGGCAAGTCCGTTCCGCCGCAGACCACTCGGGCCCGGCTGCGCGGCGACTTCATCCGGCGGGCCCAGGAGCAGCGCCGGGACTTCACCGTCGACTGGGTCCACCTCAAGCTCAACGACCAGGCGCAGCGCACCGTGTTGTGCAAGGACCCGTTCCGTTCGGTGGACGACCGGGTGGAGAAGCTGATCGCCGGGATGTGA
- a CDS encoding DEAD/DEAH box helicase, which produces MIVRLSVRAGTLESTMTEDLSPAERYAAARQRAVEQATALASFREMYDFGLDPFQIEACQALEAGKGVLVAAPTGSGKTIVGEFAVHLALQQGRKCFYTTPIKALSNQKYADLCRRYGSDRVGLLTGDNSVNSEAPVVVMTTEVLRNMLYAGSQTLLGLGHVVMDEVHYLSDRFRGAVWEEVIIHLPESVTLVSLSATVSNAEEFGDWLDTVRGDTQVIVSEHRPVPLFQHVLAGRRMYDLFEEAEGHKKAVNPDLTRMARLEASRPSYQDRRRGRAMKEADRERERRQRSRVWTPSRPEVIERLDSEGLLPAITFIFSRAGCEAAVQQCLYAGLRLNDEDARERVRALVEERTAAIPREDLHVLGYYEWLEGLERGIAAHHAGMLPTFKEVVEELFVRGLVKAVFATETLALGINMPARSVVLEKLVKWNGEQHADITPGEFTQLTGRAGRRGIDVEGHAVVLWQRAMNPEHLAGLAGTRTYPLRSSFKPSYNMAVNLVEQFGRHRSRELLETSFAQFQADKSVVGISRQVQRNEEGLEGYQASMTCHLGDFDEYARLRRELKDREQELARQGADQRRAEAAVALEKLKPGDVIHVPTGKYAGLALVLDPGLPAGRSNGHRGFDHHDGPRPLVLTAERQVKRLASIDFPVPVEALDRMRIPKSFNARSPQSRRDLASALRTKAGHIPPERARKKRSQAADDREIARLRKAIRAHPCHGCDDREDHARWAERYHRLLRDTSQLERRIEGRTNTIARTFDRIVALLTELDYLRGDEVTEHGKRLARLYGELDLLASECLREGVWEGLSPAELAACVSALVFESRAADDATAPKLPSGRAKAALGETVRIWGRLDALEEDFRISQTEGVGQREPDLGFAWAAYMWASGKGLDEVLREVEMPAGDFVRWCKQVIDVLGQISAAAPGAGSTVPKNARKAVDELLRGVVAYSSVG; this is translated from the coding sequence ATGATCGTCCGGTTGTCGGTGCGGGCCGGTACGCTCGAAAGCACGATGACAGAGGATCTCTCACCGGCCGAGCGGTACGCGGCAGCCCGCCAGCGCGCTGTCGAGCAGGCCACCGCGCTCGCCTCCTTCCGCGAGATGTACGACTTCGGCCTCGACCCCTTCCAGATCGAGGCCTGTCAGGCACTCGAGGCGGGCAAGGGCGTACTGGTGGCCGCGCCCACCGGCTCCGGCAAGACGATCGTCGGCGAGTTCGCCGTCCACCTCGCCCTCCAGCAGGGCAGGAAGTGCTTCTACACGACGCCCATCAAGGCCCTGTCGAACCAGAAGTACGCCGACCTCTGCCGCCGCTACGGCAGCGACAGGGTGGGCCTGCTCACCGGCGACAACAGCGTGAACTCCGAAGCCCCGGTGGTCGTGATGACCACCGAGGTCCTGCGGAACATGCTGTACGCGGGCTCGCAGACCCTCCTCGGCCTCGGGCACGTGGTCATGGACGAGGTGCACTACCTCTCCGACCGGTTCCGCGGCGCAGTCTGGGAGGAGGTGATCATCCACCTCCCCGAGTCCGTCACCCTGGTGTCACTCTCGGCGACCGTGTCGAACGCGGAGGAGTTCGGCGACTGGCTCGACACCGTGCGCGGCGACACCCAGGTGATCGTCTCCGAGCACCGGCCCGTGCCGCTGTTCCAGCACGTGCTGGCCGGACGGCGGATGTACGACCTGTTCGAGGAGGCCGAGGGCCACAAGAAGGCCGTCAACCCCGACCTCACGCGCATGGCGCGCCTGGAGGCCAGCCGCCCCTCCTACCAGGACCGCAGGCGCGGCCGCGCCATGAAGGAGGCCGACCGGGAGCGGGAACGCAGACAGCGCTCGCGCGTGTGGACGCCGAGCCGCCCCGAGGTCATCGAGCGGCTGGACTCCGAGGGCCTGCTGCCCGCGATCACCTTCATCTTCAGCCGGGCCGGCTGCGAGGCCGCCGTCCAGCAGTGCCTGTACGCCGGCCTCAGGCTCAACGACGAGGACGCCCGGGAGCGGGTGCGGGCCCTCGTCGAGGAGCGCACCGCCGCCATCCCCCGCGAGGACCTGCACGTCCTGGGCTACTACGAGTGGCTGGAGGGGCTGGAGCGCGGCATCGCCGCCCACCACGCGGGCATGCTGCCCACCTTCAAGGAGGTCGTCGAGGAGCTGTTCGTCCGCGGACTGGTGAAGGCCGTCTTCGCGACCGAGACCCTGGCCCTCGGCATCAACATGCCTGCCCGCTCGGTCGTCCTCGAGAAGCTCGTCAAGTGGAACGGCGAGCAGCACGCCGACATCACCCCCGGCGAGTTCACCCAGCTCACCGGCCGGGCCGGCCGGCGCGGCATCGACGTCGAGGGCCACGCGGTGGTGCTGTGGCAGCGTGCCATGAACCCCGAGCACCTCGCGGGACTGGCCGGCACCCGCACGTATCCGCTGCGCTCCAGCTTCAAGCCGTCGTACAACATGGCGGTCAACCTGGTCGAGCAGTTCGGCCGGCACCGCTCGCGGGAGCTGCTCGAGACGTCGTTCGCGCAGTTCCAGGCGGACAAGTCGGTCGTCGGCATCTCCCGGCAGGTGCAGCGCAACGAGGAGGGCCTGGAGGGCTACCAGGCGTCCATGACCTGCCACCTCGGCGACTTCGACGAGTACGCCCGGCTGCGCCGCGAGCTGAAGGACCGCGAGCAGGAGCTGGCCCGGCAGGGCGCCGACCAGCGGCGTGCCGAGGCCGCCGTGGCGCTGGAGAAGCTGAAGCCGGGCGACGTCATCCACGTGCCCACCGGCAAGTACGCGGGCCTCGCCCTGGTCCTCGACCCGGGTCTGCCCGCCGGGCGGTCCAACGGCCACCGCGGCTTCGACCACCACGACGGGCCCCGCCCGCTGGTGCTGACCGCCGAGCGGCAGGTCAAGCGGCTGGCGTCGATCGACTTCCCGGTCCCCGTCGAGGCACTGGACCGGATGCGGATCCCGAAGTCCTTCAACGCGCGCTCGCCGCAGTCCCGCCGCGACCTGGCCTCCGCACTGCGCACCAAGGCCGGGCACATCCCGCCGGAGCGGGCCCGCAAGAAGCGCTCCCAGGCGGCCGACGACCGGGAGATCGCCAGGCTGCGCAAGGCGATCCGCGCCCACCCCTGCCACGGCTGCGACGACCGCGAGGACCACGCCCGCTGGGCCGAGCGCTACCACCGGCTGCTGCGCGACACCTCGCAGCTGGAGCGCCGGATCGAGGGCCGGACCAACACCATCGCCCGCACCTTCGACCGGATCGTCGCGCTGCTGACGGAGCTGGACTACCTGCGCGGCGACGAGGTCACCGAGCACGGCAAGCGCCTGGCACGGCTCTACGGCGAGCTGGACCTGCTCGCCAGCGAGTGCCTGCGCGAGGGCGTCTGGGAGGGGCTCTCCCCGGCCGAGCTGGCCGCCTGCGTCTCGGCGCTGGTCTTCGAGTCGCGGGCCGCGGACGACGCGACGGCACCGAAGCTGCCCTCCGGCAGGGCCAAGGCCGCGCTCGGCGAGACGGTCCGCATCTGGGGCCGCCTGGACGCCCTGGAGGAGGACTTCCGGATCAGCCAGACCGAGGGCGTCGGCCAGCGCGAGCCGGACCTCGGCTTCGCCTGGGCGGCGTACATGTGGGCCTCGGGCAAGGGGCTCGACGAGGTGCTGCGCGAGGTCGAGATGCCCGCCGGCGACTTCGTGCGCTGGTGCAAGCAGGTCATCGACGTCCTCGGTCAGATCTCGGCCGCCGCGCCCGGCGCGGGCTCCACCGTCCCGAAGAACGCGCGCAAGGCGGTCGACGAGCTGTTGCGCGGGGTGGTCGCCTACTCGTCCGTGGGCTGA